The following are from one region of the Hydrogenophaga sp. BPS33 genome:
- the ahcY gene encoding adenosylhomocysteinase, with translation MNARLNTPAATDSAIADISLAAWGRKEIKIAETEMPGLMAIREEFAPSQPLKGARITGSIHMTIQTAVLVETLQALGANVRWASCNIFSTQDHAAAALVAQGTPVFAHKGETLAEYWDFTHRIFEFGAAGTEGEGPNMILDDGGDATLLMILGQKAEKDASVISKPTSEEETCLFAAIKAKLAQDPTWYTRKAAQIIGVTEETTTGVHRLKEMSAKGTLPFRAINVNDSVTKSKFDNLYGCRESLVDGIKRATDVMIAGKVAVVAGYGDVGKGSAQALRALSAQVWVTEIDPINALQAAMEGYKVVTMEYAADKADIFVTTTGNKSIITHDHMAAMKDQAIVCNIGHFDNEIDIASIEKYEWEEIKPQVDHVKFPDGKKIIMLAKGRLVNLGCGTGHPSFVMSSSFANQTIAQIELFTQPQKYKVGEVYVLPKHLDEKVARLHLKKVGAMLTELTDEQAAYIGVNKAGPYKPDTYRY, from the coding sequence ATGAATGCACGTCTGAATACCCCGGCGGCAACCGACAGCGCCATCGCCGACATTTCCCTCGCCGCCTGGGGCCGCAAGGAAATCAAGATCGCCGAAACCGAAATGCCCGGCCTGATGGCCATCCGCGAAGAGTTCGCGCCGTCGCAGCCGCTCAAGGGCGCGCGCATCACCGGTTCGATCCACATGACGATCCAGACCGCGGTGCTGGTCGAAACCTTGCAAGCCCTGGGCGCGAACGTGCGCTGGGCCTCGTGCAACATCTTCTCCACGCAAGACCACGCCGCTGCCGCCCTGGTGGCGCAAGGCACGCCGGTGTTCGCGCACAAGGGCGAAACCCTGGCCGAGTACTGGGACTTCACCCACCGTATCTTTGAATTCGGCGCCGCCGGCACCGAAGGCGAAGGCCCGAACATGATCCTGGACGATGGCGGCGACGCCACCCTGCTCATGATCCTGGGCCAGAAGGCCGAGAAGGACGCCTCGGTGATCAGCAAGCCCACCAGCGAAGAAGAGACCTGCCTGTTCGCCGCCATCAAGGCCAAGCTCGCGCAAGACCCGACCTGGTACACCCGCAAGGCCGCGCAGATCATCGGCGTGACCGAAGAGACCACCACCGGCGTGCACCGCCTGAAGGAAATGAGCGCCAAGGGCACGCTGCCGTTCCGCGCCATCAACGTGAACGACTCGGTGACCAAGAGCAAGTTCGACAACCTCTACGGCTGCCGCGAATCGCTGGTCGACGGCATCAAGCGCGCCACCGACGTGATGATCGCCGGCAAGGTCGCCGTGGTGGCCGGCTACGGTGACGTGGGCAAGGGCTCGGCACAGGCGCTGCGTGCCCTGTCCGCGCAAGTCTGGGTGACCGAAATCGATCCCATCAACGCCCTGCAGGCCGCGATGGAAGGCTACAAGGTCGTGACCATGGAATACGCCGCCGACAAGGCCGACATCTTCGTCACCACCACCGGCAACAAATCCATCATCACGCACGACCACATGGCGGCGATGAAGGACCAGGCCATCGTCTGCAACATCGGCCACTTCGACAACGAGATCGACATCGCCTCGATCGAGAAGTACGAGTGGGAAGAGATCAAGCCGCAGGTGGACCACGTCAAATTCCCCGATGGCAAGAAGATCATCATGCTGGCCAAGGGTCGCCTGGTGAACCTGGGCTGCGGCACCGGCCACCCCAGCTTCGTGATGTCGAGCTCGTTTGCGAACCAGACCATCGCGCAGATCGAACTGTTCACGCAGCCGCAGAAGTACAAGGTGGGCGAGGTCTACGTGCTGCCCAAGCACCTGGACGAGAAGGTGGCGCGTTTGCACCTGAAGAAGGTCGGCGCGATGTTGACCGAGCTGACGGACGAGCAGGCCGCCTACATCGGCGTGAACAAGGCCGGCCCGTACAAGCCGGACACCTACAGGTACTGA